The Streptomyces cynarae genome contains a region encoding:
- a CDS encoding dipeptidase → MSSNPVAETVASLMPRAKEELTELVAFKSVADFGQFPRSESEGAARWIAEALTAEGFQDVALLDTPDGTQSVYGYLPGPEGAKTVLLYAHYDVQPPLDEAGWITPPFELTERDGRWYGRGTADCKGGVIMHLLALRALKANGGVPVHVKVIAEGSEEQGTGGLERYAEEHPDLLAADTIVIGDAGNFRAGLPTVTTTLRGMTLVRVQIDTLEGNLHSGQFGGAAPDALAALIRVLDSLRAQDGSTTVEGLDGESPWEGLSYDEEQFRKDAKVLDGVELIGSGSVADRIWARPAVTVLGIDCPPVVGATPSVQASARALISLRVPPGVDAVEATKLLQAHLETRTPWGARVRTEQIGQGQPFRADTSSPAYAAMADAMAVAYPGQEMNYAGQGGSIPLCNTLASLYPGAEILLIGLSEPEAQIHAVNESVSPQELERLSVAEALFLRNYAAS, encoded by the coding sequence ATGTCGTCGAATCCGGTCGCCGAGACCGTCGCCTCGCTGATGCCCAGGGCGAAGGAGGAGCTCACCGAGTTGGTGGCCTTCAAGTCGGTGGCGGACTTCGGTCAGTTCCCGAGGAGCGAGAGCGAGGGTGCCGCGCGGTGGATCGCCGAAGCGCTCACCGCCGAGGGCTTCCAGGACGTGGCGCTGCTCGACACCCCGGACGGCACGCAGTCGGTGTACGGCTACCTGCCGGGCCCCGAGGGTGCGAAGACCGTGCTGCTCTACGCCCACTACGACGTGCAGCCGCCGCTGGACGAGGCCGGCTGGATCACGCCTCCGTTCGAGCTGACCGAGCGTGACGGCCGCTGGTACGGGCGCGGCACCGCCGACTGCAAGGGCGGCGTCATCATGCATCTGCTGGCACTGCGCGCGCTCAAGGCGAACGGCGGCGTGCCCGTGCACGTCAAGGTCATCGCCGAGGGTTCGGAGGAGCAGGGCACGGGCGGCCTGGAGCGGTACGCCGAGGAGCATCCCGACCTGCTCGCGGCCGACACGATCGTCATCGGCGACGCGGGCAACTTCCGCGCCGGACTGCCGACCGTGACCACCACCCTGCGCGGCATGACCCTGGTCCGCGTCCAGATCGACACCCTCGAAGGCAACCTGCACTCCGGTCAGTTCGGCGGTGCGGCGCCCGACGCGCTGGCCGCGCTGATCCGCGTGCTGGACTCGCTGCGCGCTCAGGACGGTTCGACGACCGTGGAGGGCCTCGACGGCGAGTCCCCGTGGGAGGGCCTGAGTTACGACGAGGAGCAGTTCCGCAAGGATGCCAAGGTCCTCGACGGGGTGGAGCTGATCGGTTCCGGCTCGGTCGCGGACCGCATCTGGGCGCGCCCGGCCGTGACCGTCCTCGGCATCGACTGCCCACCGGTCGTCGGTGCGACCCCGTCGGTGCAGGCGAGCGCGCGGGCGCTGATCAGTCTCCGGGTGCCGCCGGGCGTGGACGCGGTCGAGGCGACGAAGCTGCTCCAGGCCCACCTGGAGACGCGCACGCCGTGGGGCGCGCGGGTGCGGACGGAGCAGATCGGGCAGGGCCAGCCGTTCCGCGCGGACACCTCCAGCCCGGCATACGCGGCGATGGCCGACGCGATGGCGGTCGCGTACCCCGGTCAGGAGATGAATTACGCGGGCCAGGGCGGCTCCATCCCGCTCTGCAACACCCTCGCGTCGCTCTACCCGGGGGCGGAGATCCTGCTGATAGGTCTGAGCGAGCCGGAGGCCCAGATCCACGCGGTCAACGAGAGTGTGTCCCCACAGGAGTTGGAGCGGCTGTCGGTCGCGGAGGCGCTGTTCCTGCGGAACTACGCGGCGAGCTGA
- a CDS encoding geranylgeranyl reductase family protein, producing MSGENSSADGVQRVWDVVVVGAGPAGASAAYAAAVAGRSVLLLEKAELPRYKTCGGGIIGPSRDALPPGFELPLRDRVHAVTFSNNGRFTRTRRSKQMLFGLINRPEFDQQLVEYAQKAGAELRTGATVSRVEQHGSAVPDRRTVAVVLQGGETLLARAVVGADGSASRIGAHVGVKLDQVDLGLEAEIPVPETVAEDWKGRVLIDWGPMPGSYGWVFPKGDTLTVGVISARGEGAATKRYLEDFIARLGLAGFRPSISSGHLTRCRADDSPLSRGRVLVCGDAAGLLEPWTREGISFALRSGRLAGEWAVRIAEAHDAVDTRRQALNYAFAIKAGLGVEMSVGKRLLNAFERRPGLFHAALTGFRPAWNAFKDITQGATSLGEIVRNRPIAQRALTALDRRPAGGEVSS from the coding sequence GTGAGCGGCGAGAACTCTTCGGCGGACGGCGTGCAGCGGGTGTGGGACGTCGTCGTGGTGGGCGCGGGACCCGCGGGGGCTTCGGCCGCCTACGCGGCGGCGGTCGCGGGACGCAGCGTGCTGTTGCTGGAGAAGGCCGAGCTGCCCCGCTACAAGACGTGCGGCGGCGGCATCATCGGCCCCTCGCGCGACGCCCTGCCGCCCGGCTTCGAGCTGCCGCTGCGCGACCGGGTGCACGCGGTCACCTTCTCGAACAACGGCCGCTTCACCCGCACCCGCCGCTCCAAGCAGATGCTGTTCGGGCTGATCAACCGGCCGGAGTTCGATCAGCAGCTCGTCGAGTACGCGCAGAAGGCGGGCGCCGAGCTGCGCACCGGGGCCACGGTGTCGCGGGTCGAGCAGCACGGCTCTGCGGTGCCGGACCGGCGCACGGTCGCCGTCGTCCTGCAGGGCGGCGAGACGCTGCTCGCCCGGGCCGTGGTGGGCGCGGACGGCAGCGCCAGCCGGATAGGAGCCCATGTCGGGGTGAAGCTCGACCAGGTGGATCTCGGCCTGGAGGCGGAGATCCCGGTTCCGGAGACCGTCGCCGAGGACTGGAAGGGACGGGTCCTCATCGACTGGGGGCCGATGCCCGGCAGCTACGGCTGGGTCTTCCCGAAGGGTGACACGCTGACCGTGGGCGTGATCTCGGCGCGTGGTGAAGGCGCAGCGACCAAGCGGTACTTGGAGGACTTCATCGCGCGGCTCGGACTCGCCGGGTTCCGGCCGAGCATTTCCTCCGGGCACCTGACCCGCTGCCGCGCCGACGACTCGCCGCTGTCGCGCGGGCGGGTGCTGGTGTGCGGGGACGCGGCGGGGCTGCTGGAACCGTGGACCCGGGAGGGGATCTCGTTCGCGCTGCGGTCCGGGCGGCTCGCGGGGGAGTGGGCGGTACGGATCGCGGAGGCGCACGACGCGGTCGACACGCGCCGTCAGGCCCTGAACTACGCCTTCGCCATCAAGGCCGGCCTGGGCGTCGAGATGAGCGTCGGCAAGCGGCTGCTGAACGCGTTCGAACGCCGTCCCGGTCTCTTCCACGCGGCTCTGACCGGTTTCCGGCCCGCCTGGAACGCGTTCAAGGACATCACGCAGGGGGCCACGTCCCTGGGCGAGATCGTCCGCAACCGCCCGATCGCCCAGCGCGCCCTGACCGCGCTGGACCGGCGGCCGGCGGGCGGCGAGGTCAGCTCGTGA
- a CDS encoding ABC transporter ATP-binding protein, with translation MSTTQSIPEQELASPASAKPPAGENLLEVSGLQKHFPIRQGIVFQRQIGAVHAVDGIDFSVRAGESLGLVGESGCGKSTTGRLITRLLEPTAGSIVFDGEDITHKPVAKMREARRHLQMIFQDPYSSLNPRHTVGTIIETPMKLNGINPPQGHKRRAQELLETVGLNPEHYNRYPNEFSGGQRQRIGIARALALRPKLIVADEPVSALDVSIQAQVVNLLQDLQREFGIAFVFIAHDLAVVRHFSERVAVMYLGKIVEVADRETLYTRPRHPYTHALLSAVPEADPDSTERRERIRLAGDVPSPIDPPSGCRFRTRCWKAQDKCATDEPPLVRLRANPEGHLTACHFPEEPTVEARGEDIVLDPALAALEKSPTDRSS, from the coding sequence GTGAGCACCACCCAGTCCATCCCCGAGCAAGAGCTCGCTTCCCCGGCGTCCGCGAAGCCGCCGGCCGGCGAGAACCTGCTCGAGGTCAGTGGTCTGCAGAAGCACTTCCCGATCCGGCAGGGCATCGTGTTCCAGCGGCAGATAGGGGCCGTGCACGCCGTCGACGGAATCGACTTCTCCGTGAGGGCCGGCGAGTCGCTGGGCCTGGTCGGCGAATCCGGGTGCGGCAAGTCGACGACCGGACGCCTGATCACGCGGCTGCTGGAGCCCACGGCCGGCAGCATCGTGTTCGACGGTGAGGACATCACCCACAAACCCGTCGCGAAGATGCGGGAGGCGCGCCGGCACCTCCAGATGATCTTCCAGGATCCGTACTCCTCGCTGAACCCGCGGCACACCGTCGGCACCATCATCGAGACTCCGATGAAGCTCAACGGGATCAACCCGCCACAGGGCCACAAGAGGCGCGCCCAGGAACTGCTGGAGACGGTGGGTCTCAACCCCGAGCACTACAACCGCTACCCGAACGAATTCTCCGGCGGCCAGCGCCAGCGCATCGGCATCGCCCGCGCACTCGCCCTGCGGCCGAAGCTGATCGTGGCCGACGAACCGGTCTCTGCGCTGGACGTGTCCATCCAGGCCCAGGTCGTCAATCTGCTGCAGGACCTGCAGCGGGAGTTCGGTATCGCCTTCGTCTTCATCGCCCACGACCTGGCCGTCGTCCGCCACTTCTCCGAGCGGGTCGCGGTGATGTACCTGGGGAAGATCGTCGAGGTCGCCGACCGGGAGACGCTCTACACACGGCCTCGGCACCCCTATACGCACGCACTGCTGTCCGCCGTTCCCGAGGCCGATCCGGACAGCACCGAACGGCGCGAGCGCATCCGCCTGGCCGGCGACGTGCCGTCCCCGATCGACCCGCCCTCGGGGTGCCGCTTCCGCACCCGCTGCTGGAAGGCACAGGACAAGTGCGCGACCGACGAGCCGCCGCTCGTCCGCCTCAGGGCCAACCCCGAGGGGCATCTGACGGCCTGCCACTTTCCCGAGGAGCCGACGGTCGAGGCACGCGGCGAGGACATCGTCCTCGACCCGGCCCTCGCCGCACTGGAGAAGTCGCCGACCGACAGGAGCTCCTGA
- a CDS encoding ABC transporter permease codes for MLRYLIRRLLAAAVILLVISVITFFIFFALPSDPALLACGKTCSPSRLSEIKHSLGLDRSTTTQFWEFFKGLFVGRDYGDQSMRIHCGAPCLGVSFQTDTPVLTTLLQDFPADLSLGAGAAVAFLVLGVGLGTAAAVRRGKAVDKAAVGLALVGVSTQIYFIGLLLLFVFVDKWQILPASGYTPITQDPVAWFQGLLLPWATLVIVYLAFYTRLTRSSMLEVFSEDYMRTARAKGLPAGTVVLKHGLRAAITPIITIFGMDVGSLIGGSAVITESVFGINGIGKLAVNSVENSDLPVILGTTLFAATFVVLANVVVDLVYGLVDPRVRLA; via the coding sequence ATGCTTCGTTATCTCATCCGCCGCTTGCTGGCAGCGGCCGTGATCCTGCTCGTGATCAGCGTGATCACCTTCTTCATCTTCTTCGCGCTGCCCTCCGACCCCGCACTCCTGGCCTGCGGAAAGACCTGTTCCCCCTCCCGCCTCTCGGAGATCAAGCACTCGCTGGGTCTCGACCGGAGCACCACGACACAGTTCTGGGAGTTCTTCAAGGGGCTCTTCGTCGGCCGGGACTACGGCGACCAGAGCATGCGCATCCACTGCGGCGCGCCCTGCCTCGGGGTCTCCTTCCAGACCGACACCCCCGTCCTCACCACACTGCTGCAGGACTTCCCGGCGGACCTCTCACTCGGCGCCGGCGCAGCGGTGGCCTTCCTCGTCCTGGGCGTCGGCCTCGGCACGGCGGCCGCGGTCCGCAGGGGGAAGGCCGTGGACAAGGCGGCGGTGGGACTGGCGCTGGTCGGCGTCTCCACGCAGATCTACTTCATCGGTCTGCTGCTGCTCTTCGTGTTCGTCGACAAGTGGCAGATCCTGCCCGCCTCCGGCTACACCCCCATCACCCAGGACCCGGTCGCGTGGTTCCAGGGCCTTCTTCTGCCGTGGGCAACCCTGGTCATCGTCTACCTCGCCTTCTACACCCGGCTCACACGTTCCTCCATGCTGGAGGTCTTCAGCGAGGACTACATGCGCACCGCCCGGGCCAAGGGGCTGCCGGCCGGCACGGTCGTCCTCAAGCACGGGCTGCGCGCCGCGATCACCCCGATCATCACCATCTTCGGCATGGACGTCGGCTCGCTCATCGGCGGCTCCGCGGTCATCACCGAGTCGGTGTTCGGCATCAACGGCATCGGCAAGCTGGCGGTGAACTCGGTGGAGAACTCCGACCTTCCCGTCATCCTCGGCACCACCCTCTTCGCCGCCACGTTCGTCGTCCTCGCCAATGTGGTGGTGGACCTGGTGTACGGCCTCGTCGACCCCCGCGTACGCCTCGCCTGA
- a CDS encoding nitroreductase family deazaflavin-dependent oxidoreductase, translating into MSDARSAHVQKPGWFTVNVFNRAVAWLTRRGISVWGSRVLAVRGRKTGEWRTTPVNLLTVDGQQYLLAPRGHVQWTHNMRAAGGGELRLGKHVDVFTATEVGDDDKVPLLRAYLKRWKAEVGVFFNGVGPDSPDADLRRIAPDHPVFRITVTS; encoded by the coding sequence ATGTCCGACGCCCGGTCCGCGCACGTCCAGAAGCCCGGCTGGTTCACCGTCAACGTCTTCAACCGCGCTGTGGCCTGGCTGACCCGCCGCGGCATCAGTGTCTGGGGCTCCCGGGTCCTCGCGGTCCGCGGTCGCAAGACCGGCGAGTGGCGGACCACCCCCGTCAACCTGCTGACCGTGGACGGACAGCAGTATCTTCTCGCCCCCCGCGGCCACGTCCAGTGGACGCACAACATGCGCGCCGCCGGCGGCGGCGAGCTCCGGCTGGGCAAGCACGTGGACGTGTTCACCGCCACCGAGGTCGGCGACGACGACAAGGTCCCGCTGCTGCGCGCCTACCTCAAGCGCTGGAAGGCCGAGGTCGGCGTCTTCTTCAACGGGGTCGGTCCCGACTCCCCCGACGCCGACCTGCGCCGTATCGCCCCCGACCACCCCGTCTTCCGGATCACGGTCACGAGCTGA
- a CDS encoding ABC transporter permease yields the protein MTTQHQSVQAVGDTTLPAGEPSQDSLPGGTAVEGRSPARTAWRRIRRDKMTMIALLITLLFIVVALLAPTLTALTGWGPITPDSKAINPDTGNQPYGSLGGISLKHLLGVEPGTGYDIFARIVYGLRTSLFVGFASAVLSTVVGVVAGLAAGYFGGWIDSALSRVMDVMLAFPQLLFIIALTPVIQNALQTNSHGGTDENLRLLVLVLNIAVFAWAYTARLVRGQVLSLREREFVDAARIMSAGRRHILFRQLLPNLWAPILISFALAVPQNISTEAALSYLGVGVIPPAPDWGALLSDASEFFLQDPMYLFIPGVLLLILVLALNLLGDGVRDALDPRANRS from the coding sequence ATGACCACGCAACACCAGTCGGTCCAGGCCGTCGGCGACACCACGCTCCCGGCCGGCGAACCGTCGCAGGACTCCCTGCCCGGCGGCACGGCAGTCGAGGGCCGCTCACCCGCCAGGACGGCCTGGAGGCGCATCAGGCGGGACAAGATGACGATGATCGCGCTGCTGATCACCCTGCTGTTCATCGTGGTCGCGCTGCTGGCCCCGACCCTCACCGCGCTCACCGGCTGGGGACCCATCACCCCGGACTCCAAGGCGATCAACCCGGACACGGGCAACCAGCCGTACGGATCACTGGGCGGAATCAGCCTCAAGCACCTGCTCGGCGTCGAGCCGGGTACGGGGTACGACATCTTCGCCCGGATCGTCTACGGCCTGCGCACCTCGCTCTTCGTCGGCTTCGCGTCGGCGGTGCTGTCCACCGTGGTCGGCGTCGTGGCCGGGCTGGCGGCCGGGTACTTCGGCGGCTGGATCGACTCCGCGCTGTCGCGGGTCATGGACGTCATGCTGGCCTTCCCGCAGCTGCTGTTCATCATCGCGCTCACCCCGGTGATCCAGAACGCGCTGCAGACCAACAGCCACGGCGGGACGGACGAGAACCTCCGGCTGCTGGTCCTGGTCCTCAACATCGCGGTCTTCGCCTGGGCCTACACCGCCCGCCTGGTGCGCGGTCAGGTGCTGTCCCTGCGCGAGCGGGAGTTCGTCGACGCCGCGCGGATCATGAGCGCCGGCCGGCGGCACATCCTGTTCCGCCAGCTGCTGCCCAACCTGTGGGCGCCGATCCTGATCTCCTTCGCCCTCGCCGTCCCGCAGAACATCTCCACCGAGGCGGCCCTGTCCTACCTGGGCGTCGGTGTCATCCCGCCCGCCCCGGACTGGGGAGCCCTCCTCTCGGACGCGTCCGAGTTCTTCCTGCAGGACCCGATGTACCTGTTCATCCCCGGCGTCCTGCTCCTGATCCTCGTACTGGCGCTCAACCTCCTGGGGGACGGGGTCCGGGACGCCCTCGACCCCCGCGCCAACCGCAGCTGA
- a CDS encoding NUDIX hydrolase: MTVVWINGAFGAGKTTTARELIELIPNSTLFDPEVIGAVLTQLLPPKRLAEVGDFQDLPIWRRLVIDTAAAMLAELDGVLVVPMTLLRQEYRDEIFGGLAARRIPVRHVLLAPAETILRQRIAGREVPPDLPDGEMRIRQWSYDHIEPYRTALAAWLTADAHPVDTSALTPYEAALRIAEAVRSGQAPACEIVQTPEPTSETVASGVLLFDERDRVLLVDPTYKAGWEFPGGVVEPGEAPARAGMREVEEETGIRLEEVPRLLVLDWESPAPPGYGGLRLLFDGGRLDSAEAGRLLLPGPELRDCRFVTEEEAAVLLPPVRYERLRWALRARERGAALYLEAGIPLG; encoded by the coding sequence GTGACCGTCGTCTGGATCAACGGTGCGTTCGGTGCGGGGAAGACGACCACCGCACGGGAACTGATCGAACTGATCCCGAACAGCACGCTCTTCGACCCCGAGGTCATCGGCGCAGTCCTCACCCAACTCCTGCCGCCGAAACGCCTCGCCGAGGTCGGTGACTTCCAGGACCTGCCGATCTGGCGACGGCTCGTGATCGACACCGCGGCCGCGATGCTCGCCGAACTCGACGGTGTCCTCGTGGTACCGATGACCCTGCTGCGCCAGGAGTACCGCGACGAGATCTTCGGCGGCCTCGCCGCCCGGCGCATCCCCGTACGCCATGTCCTCCTCGCTCCGGCCGAAACGATCCTGCGCCAGCGCATAGCCGGCCGTGAGGTCCCGCCCGACCTCCCCGACGGGGAGATGCGCATCCGCCAGTGGTCGTACGACCACATCGAGCCCTATCGCACCGCCCTCGCCGCCTGGCTCACCGCCGACGCGCACCCCGTGGACACCAGCGCCCTCACCCCGTACGAGGCAGCCCTGCGGATCGCCGAGGCCGTCCGGTCCGGCCAGGCACCCGCCTGCGAGATCGTGCAGACACCCGAGCCGACCTCCGAGACCGTCGCCTCCGGAGTGCTCCTGTTCGACGAACGGGACCGCGTGCTGCTCGTCGACCCCACCTACAAGGCCGGGTGGGAATTCCCCGGCGGAGTCGTCGAACCCGGCGAGGCGCCTGCTCGCGCCGGTATGCGCGAGGTCGAGGAGGAGACCGGGATCAGGCTGGAAGAGGTCCCCCGGCTGCTCGTCCTCGACTGGGAGTCCCCCGCGCCGCCCGGCTACGGCGGCCTGCGCCTCCTCTTCGACGGCGGCCGCCTCGACAGCGCCGAAGCCGGCCGACTCCTGCTGCCCGGCCCGGAGTTGCGCGACTGCCGGTTCGTCACGGAAGAGGAAGCGGCTGTTCTGCTTCCGCCCGTGCGCTACGAACGGCTCCGCTGGGCACTGCGGGCGCGCGAACGCGGTGCCGCGCTGTATCTCGAAGCAGGAATTCCGCTCGGCTGA
- a CDS encoding ABC transporter ATP-binding protein has protein sequence MSLQTSPQPADVAPAPSSFLDVRDLRVHFPTEDGLVKSVDGVSFTLEKGQTLGIVGESGSGKSVTSLALLGLHKGTRARVSGEIWMEGRELVALPENEMRELRGTTVSMIFQDPLSALHPFFTVGAQIAEAYRVHHKVSKKEAKDRAVEMLKRVGIPQPERRVKDYPHQFSGGMRQRAMIAMSLVCDPALLIADEPTTALDVTVQAQILDLIRDLQEEFGSAVIIITHDLGVVADIADDILVMYGGRRIEYGTVRDVLKQPEHPYTWGLLQSMPHIRDDVTRRLNPIPGSPPSLINLPGGCAFHPRCAYKGWVPEGRCTVERPELLAVSGTAEHIAACHLTAETKQQIRSGRAAGAEQ, from the coding sequence GTGTCCCTGCAGACCTCGCCACAGCCCGCGGACGTCGCGCCCGCGCCCTCCTCCTTCCTCGACGTGCGGGACCTGCGCGTGCACTTCCCGACCGAGGACGGCCTCGTCAAGTCCGTCGACGGAGTGTCCTTCACCCTGGAGAAGGGCCAGACCCTCGGCATCGTCGGTGAATCCGGCTCGGGCAAGTCGGTGACCTCACTGGCCCTGCTCGGGTTGCACAAAGGCACGCGCGCCCGGGTCTCCGGGGAGATCTGGATGGAGGGCAGGGAACTCGTCGCCCTGCCCGAGAACGAGATGCGGGAGCTGCGCGGCACAACGGTCTCCATGATCTTCCAGGACCCGCTGTCCGCGCTGCACCCGTTCTTCACCGTCGGCGCCCAGATCGCCGAGGCCTACCGGGTGCACCACAAGGTCTCCAAGAAGGAGGCCAAGGACCGCGCCGTGGAGATGCTGAAGCGGGTCGGCATACCGCAGCCCGAGCGGCGGGTGAAGGACTACCCGCACCAGTTCTCCGGCGGTATGCGACAGCGCGCCATGATCGCCATGTCCCTGGTCTGCGACCCCGCGCTGCTCATCGCCGACGAGCCGACCACCGCCCTCGACGTCACCGTCCAGGCGCAGATCCTGGACCTGATCCGCGATCTGCAGGAGGAGTTCGGCTCCGCCGTCATCATCATCACCCACGACCTCGGCGTGGTGGCCGACATCGCCGACGACATCCTGGTCATGTACGGCGGCCGTCGGATCGAGTACGGCACCGTGCGGGACGTGCTGAAGCAGCCCGAGCACCCCTACACCTGGGGACTGCTCCAATCCATGCCGCACATCCGCGACGACGTCACCCGGCGGCTGAACCCGATCCCGGGCAGCCCGCCGAGTCTGATCAACCTTCCCGGCGGCTGCGCCTTCCACCCGCGCTGCGCCTACAAGGGCTGGGTGCCGGAGGGGCGTTGCACGGTGGAGCGGCCCGAACTGCTGGCGGTCTCCGGTACCGCCGAGCACATCGCCGCCTGCCACCTCACCGCGGAGACCAAACAACAGATCCGCAGCGGCCGAGCCGCAGGGGCCGAGCAGTGA
- a CDS encoding TetR/AcrR family transcriptional regulator produces MNIPQGARARARMEVTAAIKDEARRQLAAGGAAALSLRAVARELGMVSSALYRYFPSRDDLLTALIIDAYDSLGEAAESADARAGDAAPAQRWVAVCEAVRAWALAHPHEYALIYGSPVPGYSAPQATIPAASRVGVLLIGIVRDAYRQRGVARTRVPAELEPEARRMAGELAPDLPPEAVAALVAAWAQLYGLVGFELFGQFNNVVEDRATFFRHAAAQLAHGVGLVFP; encoded by the coding sequence ATGAACATCCCCCAAGGAGCCCGCGCCCGCGCCCGCATGGAGGTAACCGCCGCCATCAAGGACGAGGCGCGCAGACAGCTCGCCGCCGGAGGCGCCGCCGCGCTCTCCCTGCGCGCCGTCGCCCGAGAGCTGGGCATGGTCTCCTCCGCGCTCTACCGCTACTTCCCCAGCCGCGACGACCTGCTCACCGCACTCATCATCGACGCCTACGACTCCCTCGGCGAGGCCGCCGAGTCCGCCGACGCCCGGGCCGGTGACGCCGCCCCCGCCCAGCGCTGGGTCGCAGTGTGCGAGGCCGTGCGCGCCTGGGCGCTGGCGCATCCGCACGAGTACGCGCTCATCTACGGCTCGCCCGTGCCCGGATACTCCGCACCCCAGGCCACCATCCCGGCCGCCTCCCGCGTCGGGGTCCTGCTGATCGGCATCGTCCGCGACGCGTACCGGCAGCGCGGTGTGGCCCGCACCCGGGTCCCCGCCGAGCTCGAGCCCGAAGCCCGGCGCATGGCCGGCGAGCTGGCGCCCGACCTGCCGCCCGAGGCGGTCGCCGCCCTGGTCGCCGCCTGGGCGCAGCTGTACGGGCTGGTGGGGTTCGAGCTGTTCGGGCAGTTCAACAACGTCGTGGAGGACCGCGCGACCTTCTTCCGGCACGCGGCGGCCCAGCTTGCGCACGGCGTGGGCCTGGTGTTCCCGTAG
- a CDS encoding ABC transporter substrate-binding protein gives MMRRTRTVALTASAVAIALGVTACGGSSSNTSSSAPVKGGTLTVLDESDFDHTDPQRTYTTEGQSTDELFVRTLTGWDETGSTPKLVGDLATDTGTPSKGDTVWTFHLRHGVKWQDGTDVTAQDVKYGVERAFSGDINGGPPYAAQWLVGGGDYKGPYSGKQLDSIQTPDQYTIVFHLDQPVADFNETTAMSGWSAVPKSHDTGSTYDTHVWSDGPYMIKSYTKNKELVLVKNKYWQQSTDPIRQQNVDEFDFKFGQDQAAIDQQIKSDGGIAQTSIEQYPLAGSDLNSFANDPTIKSRYYNNAAPGINYLAINTRTVKDIRVREAIEYAIDKTTVRGAFGGEAYGDYASTMLSPGVGGYKKFNLYSTNPAGDVTKAKALMKQAGDPKLTMSMAIENTPTQEHFGDAVKTSLAAIGITVNLVPMQVANYFNTVNNVKNQYDLTWGDWIADWPNASTVLPTLFNGDLIAQNPQANQDLSYLNDPNVNAQITKISKMADISQRNAAYGNLDEQIMKDAAVVPLMYMKFSAISGSKVGGVIPDTIMAEPSLVHVYVKQ, from the coding sequence ATGATGCGCAGAACGCGCACGGTCGCTCTTACGGCCTCTGCCGTGGCGATAGCGCTCGGGGTCACCGCGTGCGGTGGTTCCTCGAGCAACACCAGCAGCAGTGCCCCGGTCAAGGGCGGCACGCTGACGGTCCTCGACGAGTCGGACTTCGACCACACCGACCCGCAGCGCACCTACACGACCGAGGGGCAGAGCACGGACGAGCTGTTCGTCCGCACCCTCACCGGATGGGACGAGACGGGCTCCACGCCGAAGCTGGTCGGTGACCTCGCCACCGACACGGGAACACCCAGCAAGGGCGACACGGTGTGGACCTTCCACCTGCGCCACGGCGTCAAATGGCAGGACGGCACCGACGTCACCGCCCAGGACGTCAAGTACGGGGTGGAGCGCGCCTTCTCCGGCGACATCAACGGCGGCCCGCCGTATGCGGCGCAGTGGCTCGTCGGCGGCGGCGACTACAAGGGTCCCTACAGCGGCAAGCAGCTCGACTCCATCCAGACGCCGGACCAGTACACCATCGTCTTCCACCTCGACCAGCCGGTCGCCGACTTCAACGAGACGACGGCCATGTCCGGGTGGTCGGCGGTGCCCAAGTCCCATGACACTGGCTCGACTTACGACACGCACGTCTGGTCCGACGGCCCGTACATGATCAAGTCGTACACCAAGAACAAGGAACTCGTCCTCGTCAAGAACAAGTACTGGCAGCAGTCGACCGACCCGATCCGACAGCAGAACGTCGACGAGTTCGACTTCAAGTTCGGCCAGGACCAGGCGGCCATCGACCAGCAGATCAAGTCGGACGGCGGGATCGCCCAGACCTCGATCGAGCAGTACCCGCTCGCCGGATCCGACCTCAACTCGTTCGCCAACGACCCGACGATCAAGTCGCGTTACTACAACAACGCAGCCCCGGGCATCAACTACCTGGCGATCAACACCCGGACGGTCAAGGACATCAGGGTCCGTGAGGCGATCGAGTACGCGATCGACAAGACCACCGTCCGCGGTGCCTTCGGCGGCGAGGCGTACGGCGACTACGCGAGCACGATGCTGAGCCCCGGCGTCGGCGGTTACAAGAAGTTCAACCTGTACAGCACCAACCCGGCCGGCGACGTCACCAAGGCCAAGGCGCTGATGAAGCAGGCCGGCGACCCGAAGCTCACCATGTCGATGGCGATCGAGAACACGCCCACCCAGGAGCACTTCGGTGACGCGGTGAAGACCTCCCTCGCGGCGATCGGCATCACGGTGAACCTCGTGCCGATGCAGGTGGCGAACTACTTCAACACCGTCAACAACGTCAAGAACCAGTACGACCTCACCTGGGGCGACTGGATCGCGGACTGGCCGAACGCCTCCACCGTGCTCCCCACCCTGTTCAACGGTGATCTCATCGCGCAGAACCCTCAGGCCAACCAGGACCTGTCGTACCTGAACGACCCGAACGTCAACGCGCAGATCACCAAGATCTCCAAGATGGCCGACATCTCGCAGCGCAACGCCGCTTACGGGAACCTGGACGAGCAGATCATGAAGGACGCCGCTGTCGTCCCGCTCATGTACATGAAGTTCAGCGCCATCAGCGGCTCCAAGGTGGGCGGGGTCATCCCGGACACCATCATGGCCGAGCCCAGCCTCGTGCACGTCTACGTCAAGCAGTGA